Proteins found in one Nostoc sp. NIES-3756 genomic segment:
- a CDS encoding class I SAM-dependent methyltransferase, translating into MNPPSALQQAIAQRIATSPERRITFAEYMDMVLYHPEDGYYSSNAVKIGFKGGDFFTSVNLGADFGDLLAEQFLQMWEILGQPVPFYLVEMGAGQGLLALYILKYIQVQYPKLFAALQYLIVEKSPALKQEQQQRLQEFPVQWCNLEDIASNSIIGCFFSNELVDALPVHQFILEAGELREIYVTLQEVGSRGDEKVGGNTNFLSFPNYELTETTASPSTPKLAEYFELVGINLTQGGYEDGYRSEINLAALDWLSIVADRLQRGYVITIDYGYPASRYYNPRRSQGTLQCYYQHRHHDNPYINIGQQDITAHVDFTALEKWGDRCGLAKLGFTQQALFLMALGLGNRIAALSHQQISVSELLNRRQALHQLIDPTGLGGFGVLIQSKGLTKQEVSQPLKGLTVPGLGR; encoded by the coding sequence ATGAACCCTCCTTCAGCGCTACAACAAGCCATAGCCCAGCGCATTGCTACCAGTCCCGAAAGGCGAATAACCTTTGCAGAATATATGGACATGGTGCTATACCATCCCGAAGACGGATATTACTCCAGCAATGCAGTCAAAATTGGCTTCAAAGGTGGTGATTTCTTCACCTCAGTAAATCTTGGCGCTGACTTTGGTGATTTACTAGCAGAACAATTCCTCCAAATGTGGGAAATTTTAGGACAACCCGTTCCCTTTTATTTAGTAGAAATGGGTGCAGGACAAGGACTGTTAGCTTTATATATCCTCAAATATATTCAGGTGCAATATCCTAAGTTATTTGCCGCTTTGCAGTACCTCATCGTCGAAAAATCCCCAGCTTTAAAGCAAGAACAGCAGCAACGCTTACAAGAGTTTCCCGTGCAATGGTGCAATTTAGAAGACATAGCATCTAACTCAATCATTGGCTGCTTCTTTTCTAATGAGTTAGTAGACGCTTTGCCAGTGCATCAGTTCATTTTAGAAGCAGGGGAGTTGCGAGAGATTTATGTAACCTTGCAGGAAGTGGGGAGTAGAGGAGATGAGAAAGTGGGGGGAAATACAAATTTTCTTTCATTCCCGAATTACGAATTAACAGAAACCACCGCCTCACCCTCAACCCCTAAGCTTGCCGAATATTTTGAGTTAGTGGGAATTAATTTAACCCAAGGTGGTTATGAGGATGGCTATCGTAGTGAAATTAATTTAGCAGCCCTTGATTGGTTGAGTATAGTAGCAGACCGCTTGCAAAGAGGGTATGTGATAACAATTGATTATGGCTATCCTGCCAGCCGTTATTATAACCCCAGGCGATCGCAAGGAACCCTACAGTGCTACTATCAACACCGTCACCATGACAACCCTTATATCAATATTGGACAACAAGATATCACCGCCCATGTTGACTTTACCGCATTGGAGAAATGGGGCGATCGCTGCGGTTTAGCAAAGCTTGGTTTTACCCAGCAAGCTTTATTTTTGATGGCTTTAGGCTTAGGAAACCGTATTGCTGCCCTTTCCCATCAACAAATCTCTGTCTCTGAATTACTAAATCGACGGCAAGCTTTACACCAACTAATCGATCCTACAGGCCTCGGTGGCTTTGGTGTTTTAATTCAAAGCAAAGGACTAACAAAACAGGAAGTTTCTCAACCACTCAAAGGTTTGACTGTACCGGGGTTAGGAAGATGA
- a CDS encoding NAD(P)-dependent oxidoreductase, whose amino-acid sequence MKVAFLGTGLMGLPMAQRLLAANIEVVAYNRTPEKLAPLKAAGAEVVTHPRYAIREAECVILMLTNAAAIYHVLLSDTSWRTLEGRTIIQMGTITSTQSQEIRDSVIGGGGEYIEAPVLGSIPEAEAGTLTVMVGAEPQQYKRCLDLLKNFGPEPLLIGPVGTASGLKLALNQLIASLTTSFALSLAFVQRQNIDVNKFMQILRGSALYAPTFDKKLQRMLDGDYSNPNFPTKHLLKDTDLFISEAQYLGLDLSSIETVQRLLQTTMKMSFANEDYSSIFSIIKDWGEPSGG is encoded by the coding sequence ATGAAGGTGGCATTTCTGGGAACTGGACTAATGGGACTACCAATGGCCCAAAGATTGTTAGCAGCAAATATAGAGGTAGTCGCCTATAACCGTACCCCAGAAAAATTAGCCCCACTAAAAGCAGCAGGCGCGGAAGTAGTGACACATCCCCGCTATGCCATTCGAGAGGCTGAATGCGTCATCCTCATGTTGACTAACGCCGCCGCGATATATCATGTTTTGCTTTCTGATACTTCCTGGCGGACTCTGGAAGGGCGTACTATCATCCAGATGGGAACAATTACCTCTACACAAAGCCAAGAAATTCGAGATTCTGTAATTGGTGGTGGAGGTGAATATATAGAAGCACCAGTATTAGGAAGTATACCTGAAGCGGAAGCGGGAACGCTGACGGTAATGGTAGGTGCTGAACCCCAGCAATATAAACGTTGTCTAGATTTACTCAAGAATTTTGGCCCAGAACCATTACTGATAGGGCCTGTAGGAACTGCATCTGGGTTGAAATTAGCCCTAAATCAGTTAATAGCTTCATTAACCACCAGTTTTGCTCTGAGCTTGGCTTTTGTACAACGCCAAAACATTGATGTAAACAAATTTATGCAGATTCTGCGGGGAAGTGCGCTATATGCACCTACCTTTGATAAAAAGCTGCAAAGAATGCTGGATGGGGATTATAGCAATCCTAATTTTCCGACAAAACACTTACTCAAAGATACAGATTTGTTTATTTCCGAAGCCCAATATCTAGGTTTGGATCTCAGTAGTATTGAGACTGTACAGAGGTTGTTACAAACAACGATGAAAATGTCATTCGCCAATGAAGATTATTCTTCCATCTTTTCCATCATTAAAGATTGGGGAGAACCAAGCGGCGGTTAG
- a CDS encoding carbon dioxide-concentrating mechanism protein CcmK, translating into MSSLQAVGALETKGFPAVLAAADAMVKAGRVTLVGYIRVGSARFTVNIRGDVSEVKTAMAAGVEAAQNVYGGTLESWVIIPRPHENVEAVLPIGYTDAVQQYRDSVENPIIRSSNGR; encoded by the coding sequence ATGTCGTCATTACAGGCAGTGGGAGCGTTAGAGACTAAGGGTTTTCCGGCTGTGTTAGCAGCAGCAGATGCTATGGTTAAAGCGGGCCGTGTTACCCTCGTAGGCTATATCCGAGTTGGTAGCGCTCGTTTTACAGTTAATATTCGTGGCGATGTTTCCGAAGTTAAGACAGCAATGGCAGCTGGTGTGGAAGCTGCACAGAATGTTTATGGTGGTACTTTAGAATCTTGGGTAATTATTCCCCGTCCTCATGAAAACGTTGAAGCTGTTCTACCTATTGGTTACACAGATGCAGTTCAACAGTATCGAGATTCTGTAGAAAATCCTATCATTCGTTCTAGCAACGGGCGATAA
- a CDS encoding carbon dioxide-concentrating mechanism protein CcmK — protein MPMAVGVIETLGFPAVLAAADAMVKSAAVTLVYYGQAESARMLVAVRGHVAEVRRAVEAGIEAGEQAHGGEVITHYIVPNPPANVEDILPIHFTEKSDPFRIF, from the coding sequence ATGCCAATGGCGGTTGGCGTAATCGAAACTTTGGGATTTCCGGCTGTGCTTGCGGCAGCAGATGCGATGGTAAAATCTGCCGCAGTCACCTTAGTATATTATGGTCAAGCAGAAAGCGCTCGTATGTTAGTCGCTGTGCGCGGACACGTTGCTGAAGTAAGAAGAGCCGTTGAAGCAGGAATTGAGGCTGGTGAACAAGCACATGGTGGTGAAGTAATCACTCATTACATAGTTCCTAATCCTCCAGCAAATGTGGAAGATATCCTTCCCATCCACTTTACCGAAAAATCAGATCCTTTTAGGATTTTCTAA
- a CDS encoding alpha/beta fold hydrolase has translation MFPSFLPATVEQLTEAESIALAKSIHTHAIATPLSNQPITTAYVRQGIGGTPILLIHGFDSSVLEFRRLLPLLAQENETWAVDLLGFGFTQRLAGIQFSPVAIKTHLYYFWKTLIKQPVILVGASMGGAAAIDFTLTYPEVVEKLVLIDSAGLRGGSPLTKFMFPPLDYMAAQFLRSPKVRDRVARAAYKNPSFATLDALYCGALHLEMPSWTEALIAFTKSGGYSAFRFKKLAEIVSPTLILWGDNDKILGTEDGRRFKRAIPHSQLIWIQDCGHVPHLEQPIITAQHILNFRSTEVRG, from the coding sequence ATGTTTCCAAGTTTTTTACCTGCCACAGTCGAGCAACTTACCGAAGCTGAGTCGATCGCCTTAGCCAAAAGTATTCACACTCACGCGATCGCTACTCCTTTGAGTAATCAACCAATCACCACAGCTTATGTACGTCAAGGGATTGGGGGTACACCAATTTTACTAATCCACGGCTTCGATAGTTCTGTCTTAGAATTTCGTCGTCTTTTACCACTGCTAGCACAAGAAAATGAAACTTGGGCAGTGGATTTGTTGGGTTTTGGATTTACACAAAGACTTGCTGGGATACAATTTAGCCCTGTCGCTATAAAAACTCATCTATATTACTTCTGGAAAACTCTGATTAAGCAACCTGTAATTTTGGTGGGTGCATCAATGGGGGGTGCGGCGGCGATTGATTTTACCCTCACTTACCCGGAAGTAGTAGAGAAGTTAGTGTTAATTGATAGTGCTGGTTTGCGAGGGGGTTCACCGCTAACTAAATTTATGTTTCCCCCATTAGATTATATGGCAGCTCAGTTTTTGCGGAGTCCGAAAGTGCGCGATCGCGTGGCGCGTGCTGCTTACAAAAATCCTAGTTTTGCCACCCTTGATGCTTTATATTGCGGTGCATTACACCTAGAAATGCCTAGCTGGACTGAAGCTTTAATTGCATTTACTAAAAGTGGTGGTTACTCTGCTTTTAGATTTAAAAAACTGGCAGAAATTGTTTCACCTACCCTAATTTTATGGGGTGATAACGATAAAATTTTAGGTACTGAAGACGGTAGAAGATTTAAAAGAGCAATTCCTCATAGTCAACTCATCTGGATTCAAGATTGTGGTCATGTACCACATTTAGAACAACCGATAATTACTGCTCAACATATCCTTAACTTTCGGAGTACAGAGGTTAGAGGTTAG
- a CDS encoding RluA family pseudouridine synthase yields MEVLDGLSDLIGDDLSANYWYEGYCLQSGDLLRLPRTTLAETIARSLMQELAHDELYSREGKMYGILLVETPTAEKRVLKAFSGLLNGRSMVDGWVPPIPGREQVALDEARTLAELDAIKQELIILNQLPERQLYETAGQIYEQQLQEMSDHHRQHKYQRQQKRQSLYEALSQTALTTALAQLDQESRQDGIERRRLKQERDKVLRPLEEAIATANARIQHLKQKRKSLSRQLQAQMHAAYSLMNFLGQSVSLQQLMPSGLPTGTGDCCAPKLLHYAATHGLKPLAMAEFWWGSSSQDKIQGEFYGACAERCQPLMGFLLSGLKSHASILDFGSHVIYEDEWLIAVNKPAGLLSVPGRYFDTQDSVLSRLRHLLPDEKLLASVHRLDQDTSGILLLAKDRQTYRLLSQQFQQRQVYKLYEAVLAGVVSTDAGVINLPLWGDPQNRPYQQVDWQRGKPSVTQYREIATEGDCTRIEFIPLTGRTHQLRVHAADVRGLGVVILGDRFYGCTAGVSRLHLHARELRFQHPHSEATIHLQVKTPF; encoded by the coding sequence ATGGAGGTTTTAGATGGGTTATCAGATTTGATTGGTGACGACTTGTCTGCTAACTATTGGTATGAAGGGTATTGTCTGCAATCTGGGGATTTATTGAGGTTGCCTCGTACTACTTTAGCGGAGACGATCGCTCGTAGTTTAATGCAGGAACTTGCGCATGATGAGCTATACTCTCGTGAAGGGAAAATGTATGGCATATTGCTGGTGGAAACGCCGACTGCTGAAAAACGAGTACTGAAAGCTTTCTCCGGTTTACTAAATGGTCGAAGTATGGTTGATGGCTGGGTTCCACCAATTCCTGGGAGAGAACAAGTTGCTCTGGATGAAGCGCGTACTTTGGCTGAGTTGGATGCTATCAAGCAGGAGTTGATTATCCTCAACCAATTACCAGAAAGGCAACTGTATGAAACTGCTGGTCAAATTTATGAGCAGCAGTTGCAAGAAATGAGCGATCACCATCGTCAACACAAGTATCAACGGCAACAAAAGCGTCAGTCATTATACGAGGCTCTCTCACAAACTGCACTAACTACCGCATTGGCACAACTTGATCAAGAAAGCCGTCAGGATGGGATTGAAAGACGACGATTGAAGCAAGAACGAGACAAGGTACTGCGACCATTAGAGGAAGCGATCGCTACAGCAAATGCTAGGATACAGCACCTCAAGCAAAAGCGGAAATCTCTATCTCGGCAATTACAGGCACAAATGCACGCCGCTTACAGCCTGATGAACTTTTTGGGACAATCGGTATCATTACAGCAATTAATGCCGAGTGGTTTACCTACAGGAACAGGAGACTGTTGTGCGCCTAAACTACTGCATTATGCGGCAACTCATGGACTTAAGCCCCTAGCAATGGCTGAATTTTGGTGGGGTTCATCTTCTCAAGATAAAATTCAGGGTGAGTTTTACGGTGCTTGTGCGGAACGCTGTCAACCTTTGATGGGGTTTTTGTTGTCGGGTTTAAAATCTCATGCCTCTATCCTAGACTTTGGCAGTCATGTAATTTATGAGGATGAATGGCTGATTGCTGTCAACAAACCTGCTGGGTTGTTATCTGTTCCTGGACGTTATTTTGACACTCAAGATAGTGTCCTTAGTCGGTTGCGTCATCTGTTACCTGATGAGAAGCTGCTTGCATCTGTACATCGCTTAGATCAGGATACATCTGGTATTCTTTTACTCGCAAAAGACAGACAAACCTATCGTCTACTTAGCCAGCAGTTTCAACAACGACAAGTTTACAAGCTTTATGAAGCTGTACTTGCTGGAGTTGTTAGTACAGACGCAGGGGTAATTAATTTGCCATTGTGGGGAGATCCCCAAAATCGACCTTATCAGCAAGTTGACTGGCAACGTGGTAAACCTAGTGTGACACAGTACCGCGAGATCGCAACAGAAGGAGACTGCACCCGGATTGAATTTATCCCACTCACAGGACGCACCCATCAATTGAGAGTTCATGCTGCGGATGTGCGGGGATTGGGGGTGGTAATTTTAGGCGATCGCTTTTATGGTTGCACGGCTGGAGTAAGTCGGTTACACTTGCACGCTAGAGAACTCCGCTTTCAGCATCCGCACTCAGAAGCGACTATTCATTTACAGGTAAAAACACCATTTTAA